The Candidatus Nezhaarchaeales archaeon genome includes the window ATTACCCTCTACGCTAAGCCTTCTAACATAGGTTAACTGTGGAATACCTAGTAGGCCGGCTATCCTAGGCCCAACCTGGTATGAGTAGCCGTCGATACTAGTTTCACCGCATAATATTAGGTCGAAGGGCCCAAGCTTCTTAAGGGCCTCGGATAACACGTAGGAGGTAACTAAGGCGTCTGAGAAGCTGAAGGCAGGGTCGCTTAATAGGTAGGCTTCATCGGCGCCCATAGCTAAACCCTCCTTAAGCGCTGTTTTAGCGTCCGGCGGCGCCATGGCTATTAGGGTTACTGATCCGCCGTACTTCTCCTTAATCCTAACCGCTTCTTCGATGGCGTTCTTATCGAAGTCGCTTATCTTCCTAGGAACCCCGGCGGTTATCGGCTTCCTAGTTTTAGGTTCCACCTTAACCTGCGATACGTCGAGCGCGTACTTAATGCAGACGGCCACTTTAGGCAATAGGGTCACCACCCTTGGATTTAAGAAAAGACCTTTATTTTTTTCGCAGCGTAGGATACGTCCAACAACCGGCTTCGCTTCTAACGCGAGACCCATTAACAACGGTCCCTAACTAAGGGTTAAAAGGGCTCTTGGATCCTTAGGCCTCCCCCTTACCTTTCCAGCTAAGAACGAGCTTACCGACGTATACATCGGCGAGGCGCCGTCAGCTCCAGAATCGATATGAGATGTAAAATCGTTAGGTACTTGTTTTCAGCCTCTCTAAGCGGAGTTTTACGATGTCGATTCTAGCTTCACCGGCGAGTGGAGCTTTAAGAAGGTTAACGCTTCGAGGGCTGCTGCTTTAGCCTGCGTTACGGCTTCGGCTAGGTCTTTAGGATATTGGCATGCTCCAGCCATAAAGACGCCTGGTATCTTTGTTTCCCACGGTTTAAGCTTTAGATCGGTTTCAGCGTAGAAGCCGTCTACGC containing:
- a CDS encoding electron transfer flavoprotein subunit beta/FixA family protein; translated protein: MTLLPKVAVCIKYALDVSQVKVEPKTRKPITAGVPRKISDFDKNAIEEAVRIKEKYGGSVTLIAMAPPDAKTALKEGLAMGADEAYLLSDPAFSFSDALVTSYVLSEALKKLGPFDLILCGETSIDGYSYQVGPRIAGLLGIPQLTYVRRLSVEGNSVIAERDLEDGYEVVKARMPVLVTVTKEVNEPRVPTLMAIMKASRKEIKTLTITDLGIPKEKVGEQGSGIRLIDVYAPEVKRKGLIVKDKPPAEAARILAETLVKEGVVK